A region of Chloroflexota bacterium DNA encodes the following proteins:
- a CDS encoding 2-oxoacid:acceptor oxidoreductase family protein: MKGSGAGRREIRIAGFGGQGVVLFGEIVGKAAAIYDNGFATLTQSYGPEARGGSCTAEVVVSSEPIDYPRAVSPQVIVILAQEAYTNYGRNSPRGTLVIIDPDLVKIDPSQSPAPLSIPATRMAREMGRPVVANIIVLGFLAAASDLISHNALREAVRASVPEGTEALNLKAFDMGYAYWIGQVEQHGNAVH, encoded by the coding sequence ATGAAAGGGAGCGGCGCTGGTAGAAGAGAGATACGAATAGCCGGGTTCGGTGGGCAGGGAGTGGTACTGTTTGGGGAGATCGTGGGCAAGGCTGCGGCCATATATGACAATGGTTTTGCCACCTTAACCCAGAGCTACGGCCCGGAGGCCCGCGGAGGTTCCTGCACCGCAGAGGTGGTGGTCTCCAGTGAGCCGATAGACTACCCACGCGCAGTGAGTCCCCAGGTGATCGTAATCCTGGCACAGGAAGCCTACACCAATTACGGACGCAACTCCCCCAGGGGAACCCTGGTCATTATAGACCCCGATCTGGTAAAGATTGATCCATCTCAAAGTCCAGCTCCCCTTTCTATCCCCGCTACCCGCATGGCCCGCGAAATGGGCCGGCCAGTGGTGGCCAATATCATCGTGCTGGGCTTTTTGGCAGCGGCGAGCGATCTAATTTCCCACAATGCTCTGAGGGAAGCCGTGCGCGCCTCTGTGCCGGAAGGGACAGAGGCTCTTAACCTCAAGGCCTTTGACATGGGCTATGCCTATTGGATAGGGCAGGTTGAGCAGCATGGCAACGCAGTCCACTAA